From a region of the Campylobacter showae genome:
- a CDS encoding UDP-N-acetylmuramate dehydrogenase produces MTQLIDFSKFSSVRVGGVHEVAVLESIEDALKPEFAGRVMIGGANNLLVSPNPPPMMMLGGAFDYINLNGDVLSIGAATKSGKIYNFAKKQGIGGFEFLQNIPGTLGGLIKMNAGLCGVSISNSLLAVRLGRGWVERERISFSYRKSGIDEPIFGAEFKILREFDAALAADFAAKRANQPKGASFGSCFVNPPGDYAGRLIEAAGLKGYAIGGAKFSQQHANFIINFNAASFADVTGLINLARERVLEQFGVELKTEVVVI; encoded by the coding sequence ATGACGCAGCTTATAGATTTTTCCAAATTTAGCTCGGTGCGAGTGGGCGGCGTGCACGAGGTGGCGGTGCTAGAAAGCATTGAGGACGCTCTAAAACCGGAATTTGCCGGGCGCGTGATGATAGGCGGCGCGAACAACCTACTAGTCTCGCCAAACCCGCCCCCGATGATGATGCTAGGCGGCGCGTTTGATTATATAAACTTAAACGGCGACGTGCTTAGTATCGGTGCTGCGACGAAGTCGGGCAAAATTTACAACTTCGCCAAAAAGCAGGGTATCGGCGGATTTGAGTTTTTGCAAAATATACCTGGTACGCTTGGCGGACTAATAAAAATGAACGCAGGGCTTTGCGGCGTTAGTATCAGCAATAGCCTGCTAGCCGTGCGGCTAGGACGCGGCTGGGTAGAGCGCGAGAGGATAAGCTTTAGCTACCGAAAAAGCGGGATAGATGAGCCGATTTTCGGCGCCGAGTTTAAAATTTTGCGCGAATTTGACGCAGCGCTCGCCGCCGATTTTGCCGCTAAGCGCGCAAATCAACCAAAGGGCGCTAGCTTTGGCAGCTGTTTTGTTAATCCGCCCGGCGACTACGCGGGCAGGCTAATCGAAGCGGCAGGGCTAAAAGGCTACGCGATAGGCGGGGCTAAATTTAGCCAGCAGCACGCAAATTTCATCATAAATTTTAACGCCGCGAGCTTTGCGGACGTGACCGGACTCATAAATTTAGCCCGCGAGCGCGTTTTGGAGCAGTTTGGCGTCGAGCTAAAAACCGAAGTGGTCGTGATTTAG
- the fliQ gene encoding flagellar biosynthesis protein FliQ, with product MMQSTLIELGIETFKIALYLSFPMLLAGLSAGLIISIFQATTQINEMTLSFVPKIILVVVVIIFLMPWMVSMMVDFTTRMIEFIPNFVQ from the coding sequence CTGATGCAATCAACACTCATAGAACTCGGTATCGAAACATTCAAGATCGCGCTATATCTGAGCTTTCCGATGTTGCTTGCTGGCCTATCGGCGGGCCTTATCATCAGTATATTTCAGGCTACGACGCAGATAAATGAGATGACGCTAAGCTTCGTGCCAAAGATCATTTTAGTCGTCGTCGTGATTATATTTTTGATGCCGTGGATGGTCTCGATGATGGTCGATTTTACTACGCGCATGATAGAGTTTATCCCAAATTTCGTGCAATGA
- the eno gene encoding phosphopyruvate hydratase, giving the protein MVFIEDVTAIEVLDSRGNPTVKATVALSDGTVASAIVPSGASTGKREALELRDKDERYCGKGVLKAVENVNSQIAEAVIGLDVFDQKALDDEMRELDGTDNYSNLGANAVLGVSMAVARAAAKSLDVPLYRYLGGANASVLPVPMFNIINGGAHANNSVDFQEFMIMPFGFDKFSDALRAATEIYHTLKGLLNAAGHSTAVGDEGGFAPNLNDNEEPIKLIMQAIEKAGYKAGEQIKLALDVAASELYENGKYKLEGKEFSSEELIERYAQLCEKYPIFSIEDGLSEDDWAGWAKLTSKLGAKVQLVGDDLFVTNEKILREGIAKGVGNAILIKPNQIGTVSQTMQTIRLAQRKGYRCVMSHRSGESEDSFIADFAVAMNTGQIKTGATSRSERNAKYNRLLEIERETDEFLGNQI; this is encoded by the coding sequence ATGGTATTTATAGAAGACGTAACTGCGATAGAGGTGCTAGATAGCCGCGGCAACCCGACCGTGAAGGCGACCGTAGCTCTAAGCGACGGCACCGTAGCAAGCGCAATAGTCCCAAGCGGCGCAAGCACGGGCAAACGCGAGGCGCTAGAGCTTCGCGATAAAGACGAAAGATACTGCGGCAAGGGCGTGCTAAAGGCGGTAGAAAACGTAAATTCGCAGATCGCGGAGGCCGTGATCGGGCTGGATGTGTTTGATCAAAAGGCGCTTGATGACGAGATGAGAGAGCTTGACGGCACCGATAACTACTCAAATTTAGGCGCAAATGCGGTGCTTGGCGTATCTATGGCGGTAGCGCGCGCGGCGGCAAAGAGCCTTGACGTGCCTTTGTACCGCTATCTAGGCGGCGCAAACGCTAGCGTACTGCCGGTGCCGATGTTTAATATCATTAACGGCGGCGCGCACGCGAACAACAGCGTGGATTTTCAAGAATTTATGATTATGCCGTTTGGATTTGATAAATTTAGCGACGCGCTGAGAGCGGCGACTGAAATTTACCACACGCTAAAAGGCCTTCTAAACGCGGCCGGTCACAGCACGGCTGTGGGCGACGAGGGCGGATTTGCGCCGAATTTAAACGATAACGAAGAGCCGATCAAACTAATCATGCAAGCCATCGAAAAAGCAGGCTACAAAGCTGGCGAGCAGATCAAACTAGCTCTTGACGTCGCAGCTAGCGAGCTGTACGAAAACGGTAAATATAAGCTAGAGGGCAAGGAATTTAGCAGCGAAGAGCTGATAGAGAGATACGCGCAGCTTTGCGAGAAGTATCCGATATTTTCGATCGAAGACGGCCTAAGCGAGGACGACTGGGCGGGCTGGGCGAAGCTAACTAGCAAGCTTGGCGCTAAAGTGCAGCTTGTCGGCGACGATCTATTTGTAACGAACGAGAAAATTTTGCGCGAAGGCATCGCCAAAGGCGTAGGCAACGCGATCCTAATCAAACCAAATCAAATCGGTACCGTCAGCCAAACTATGCAGACGATCCGCCTAGCACAGCGCAAAGGCTACCGTTGCGTGATGAGCCACAGAAGCGGCGAGAGCGAAGATAGCTTTATCGCGGACTTCGCCGTCGCGATGAATACGGGCCAAATTAAAACGGGCGCGACCTCAAGAAGCGAACGCAACGCAAAATACAACCGCCTGCTTGAGATTGAGCGCGAGACGGACGAGTTTTTGGGAAATCAAATTTGA
- a CDS encoding sel1 repeat family protein, with product MGYRDGKGVEKNIDKAVEILSEICQGERFDGCAKLGEIYQDDAYGKKDEAKAYEYYLLAFTKKEHEASGKYRQRRKSLRSKYRARMRVRGLCVLPRKAVR from the coding sequence ATGGGCTATAGAGACGGCAAAGGCGTAGAGAAAAATATAGACAAAGCCGTCGAAATCCTAAGCGAAATTTGCCAAGGCGAAAGATTTGACGGATGCGCGAAGCTAGGCGAAATCTACCAAGACGACGCCTACGGCAAAAAAGACGAAGCAAAAGCGTACGAGTACTATCTCCTAGCCTTTACGAAAAAAGAGCACGAAGCCTCAGGAAAATACAGACAACGCCGCAAAAGCCTGCGAAGCAAATATCGCGCTAGGATGCGAGTACGCGGGCTCTGCGTACTACCAAGAAAAGCAGTTCGCTAA
- the recA gene encoding recombinase RecA gives MAKEKEEKKIVPPTNDSDKKKALDAALKQIDKAFGKGTLIRLGDKQVEAIDSISTGSLGLDLALGIGGIPKGRIIEVYGPESSGKTTLTLHIIAEAQKAGATCAFIDAEHALDVKYAANLGVDTENLYVSQPDFGEQALEIVENLARSGAVELIVVDSVAALTPKSEIEGDMGDQHVGLQARLMSQALRKLAGVVHKMNTTVIFINQIRMKIGAMGYGTPETTTGGNALKFYASVRLDVRKIATLKQNEEPIGNRTKVKVVKNKVAPPFKTAEFDIMFGEGISRDGEIIDYGVKLDIIDKSGAWFSYKAAKIGQGRENAKAYLKEHPEISDEIVATIKSSIGLDKLISGAGGKDSDDESESIEENTEE, from the coding sequence ATGGCAAAAGAAAAAGAAGAGAAAAAGATAGTCCCGCCGACAAACGATTCGGACAAGAAAAAGGCTTTAGACGCGGCTTTAAAGCAGATAGATAAAGCATTTGGCAAGGGTACGCTGATCCGCCTGGGCGATAAGCAAGTAGAGGCCATAGACAGCATCTCGACGGGTTCGCTAGGACTTGACCTAGCCCTTGGTATCGGCGGTATCCCAAAGGGTCGTATCATCGAGGTTTACGGACCTGAGAGCTCGGGCAAAACGACTCTAACCCTACACATCATCGCCGAAGCGCAAAAAGCGGGAGCCACGTGCGCCTTTATCGACGCCGAGCACGCGCTAGACGTGAAATACGCGGCAAATTTGGGCGTAGATACCGAAAATCTCTACGTCAGCCAGCCCGATTTTGGCGAGCAGGCGCTTGAGATCGTAGAAAACCTCGCTAGAAGCGGCGCGGTCGAGCTTATCGTAGTCGATAGCGTCGCGGCTCTAACGCCAAAAAGCGAGATCGAGGGAGATATGGGCGATCAGCACGTAGGTCTGCAAGCTCGTCTAATGAGCCAGGCGCTACGCAAACTCGCGGGCGTCGTACACAAGATGAACACGACCGTGATATTTATCAACCAAATTCGTATGAAAATCGGCGCTATGGGTTACGGTACGCCTGAGACCACTACGGGCGGTAACGCGCTTAAATTTTACGCATCCGTGCGCCTAGACGTGCGAAAAATCGCCACGCTAAAACAAAACGAAGAGCCTATCGGCAACCGCACGAAGGTAAAAGTCGTGAAAAACAAGGTCGCACCTCCGTTTAAAACGGCGGAATTCGACATAATGTTCGGCGAGGGTATCAGCCGCGACGGCGAGATCATCGACTACGGCGTGAAGCTTGATATCATCGATAAAAGCGGCGCATGGTTTAGCTACAAAGCCGCTAAAATCGGCCAAGGCCGCGAAAACGCAAAAGCCTATCTCAAAGAGCACCCCGAGATATCAGACGAGATCGTAGCTACGATAAAAAGCTCGATCGGCCTAGATAAGCTAATAAGCGGCGCGGGCGGCAAAGATAGCGACGACGAAAGCGAAAGCATAGAAGAAAATACGGAGGAATAA
- a CDS encoding SemiSWEET family transporter, with amino-acid sequence MSEKNLQILGWIGTCLSVIMYISYIPQIMGNLEGNKTPFIQPLAAAINCTIWTSYGLLKAKKDYPLAAANLPGIIFGLLATITAF; translated from the coding sequence ATGAGCGAGAAAAATTTACAAATTTTAGGCTGGATAGGCACGTGCCTGTCGGTCATTATGTATATTTCCTACATCCCGCAGATAATGGGCAATCTTGAGGGCAACAAGACGCCTTTTATCCAGCCTCTAGCCGCAGCGATAAACTGTACGATCTGGACTAGCTACGGCTTGCTAAAAGCTAAAAAAGACTATCCGCTAGCGGCTGCAAATTTACCCGGCATCATCTTTGGACTTTTGGCGACGATAACGGCGTTTTAA
- a CDS encoding FtsB family cell division protein — translation MSEVLDEYVEKKPFDFRLFLRFTLIAFCVICFGIYVGNIIFGKRSLDVMLSLQEQKTQLERDVETLKKQNAQLQKAYFELKELEPSSGG, via the coding sequence TTGAGCGAAGTCCTAGACGAATACGTCGAGAAAAAGCCTTTTGATTTCAGGCTTTTTCTCAGATTTACGCTTATAGCGTTTTGCGTGATATGTTTTGGTATCTACGTGGGCAACATAATCTTTGGCAAGCGCTCGCTAGACGTGATGCTAAGCCTGCAAGAGCAAAAAACGCAGCTAGAACGCGACGTCGAAACGCTAAAAAAACAAAACGCCCAGCTGCAAAAGGCGTATTTCGAGCTAAAAGAGCTTGAGCCTAGCAGCGGCGGGTAA
- a CDS encoding phosphatase PAP2/dual specificity phosphatase family protein encodes MKTKLFLSQLAALVVVAAIFYASYGATNALASARANVPEIYFAWERAVPFWAWSIVPYWSLNLLYALGFFLCRDSRELARYVTQLLAAQIIATLFFIVFPLQMSWEKPAVSGFSGFLFSSLAAFDLPFNQAPSLHIILCVVVGAFYLRKARTVWLKAALVAWFALIGLSVLTTYQHHFIDIPTGLAAGCFVLLVRPMDGKPLRFAMAAEIARYKWAALYLGLAFLTLFMAIFGAKIWSSWALWLSWASLSFALVACCYAFLGAGVFAKNGQGRHAATAKALLFPYLCVARLNALFWLRGRRLSDEILPGLYLGSVKQAGKFDAILDLAAEFEGPGGAQIYASLPMLDMITPSADELKLGADELERLVKMAFSAEANGYANERNLKFDKQTDARANLQTRGAANESKIAEAGQIFANSNERAAENGKKVLVCCALGYGRSASVLLAWMVIYAGLGFDEALNLLKSHREKIAVASSLRERIMQLAAEAREFESGLKTAKFAKASAANLSAK; translated from the coding sequence GCCGCGATATTTTACGCTAGCTACGGCGCTACAAATGCCCTCGCGAGCGCTCGCGCAAACGTACCCGAGATCTATTTTGCATGGGAGCGCGCGGTGCCGTTTTGGGCGTGGAGCATTGTGCCGTATTGGTCGCTAAATTTGCTCTACGCGCTTGGATTTTTCCTCTGCCGCGACAGCCGTGAGCTCGCGCGTTACGTCACGCAGCTGCTCGCCGCGCAGATTATCGCGACGCTATTTTTTATCGTTTTTCCTTTGCAAATGTCGTGGGAAAAGCCCGCAGTTTCAGGCTTTAGCGGCTTTTTGTTCTCTAGCCTCGCCGCCTTTGACCTCCCGTTTAATCAAGCCCCGTCGCTACACATCATACTTTGCGTCGTGGTGGGCGCATTTTACCTTCGCAAGGCGCGCACAGTTTGGCTTAAGGCGGCGCTTGTAGCGTGGTTCGCGCTCATCGGTCTTAGCGTGCTGACCACGTATCAGCACCATTTTATCGACATTCCGACGGGGTTGGCCGCTGGCTGTTTTGTGCTGCTCGTTCGTCCGATGGATGGCAAGCCGCTTAGGTTTGCCATGGCCGCAGAGATTGCGCGCTACAAATGGGCGGCGCTATATCTGGGGCTTGCATTTCTGACGCTTTTTATGGCGATTTTTGGGGCTAAAATTTGGAGCTCGTGGGCGCTGTGGCTATCTTGGGCGAGCCTTAGTTTCGCGCTAGTCGCCTGCTGTTACGCGTTTTTGGGCGCGGGTGTTTTTGCTAAAAACGGGCAAGGACGTCACGCCGCTACGGCTAAAGCTTTACTCTTCCCGTATCTTTGCGTCGCGCGGTTAAATGCTCTTTTTTGGCTACGTGGACGACGGCTTTCAGACGAGATTTTGCCAGGACTTTATCTGGGCTCGGTTAAGCAGGCGGGCAAATTTGACGCGATTCTAGATCTCGCGGCCGAGTTTGAGGGGCCCGGCGGCGCGCAAATTTACGCAAGCCTACCTATGCTAGATATGATAACGCCGAGCGCAGACGAGTTAAAACTAGGCGCAGACGAGCTTGAGCGACTCGTGAAAATGGCTTTTAGCGCCGAAGCAAACGGCTACGCGAACGAGCGAAATTTGAAATTTGACAAGCAAACAGACGCGCGGGCAAATTTGCAAACGCGCGGCGCGGCAAACGAAAGTAAGATCGCCGAGGCGGGACAAATTTTCGCTAACTCAAACGAACGAGCCGCCGAGAACGGCAAAAAGGTGCTGGTCTGCTGCGCGCTGGGCTACGGTAGGAGCGCGTCGGTGCTGCTTGCTTGGATGGTGATTTACGCGGGGCTAGGATTTGACGAGGCGCTAAATTTACTAAAATCTCACCGCGAAAAGATCGCCGTCGCTAGCTCGCTACGGGAGCGGATAATGCAGCTAGCCGCAGAAGCCCGCGAATTCGAAAGCGGATTAAAGACGGCTAAATTCGCAAAAGCAAGTGCGGCAAATTTAAGCGCGAAATAG
- a CDS encoding DNA adenine methylase — translation MENQAYLKEQILTYLGNKRSLLGFIEQGVNIAKEALDKEKLSCCDLFSGSGIVSRFLKSHANFIVANDLELYSLVTNECYLANADAKFKKELDFWHEKLTRQIGANLREGFICELYAPKDEANISPADRVFYTRKNAAYIDTARRMIDALVPQELRVFFVAPLLYSASVHANTSGIFKGFHKNKDGLGQFGGRGKHALSRITADIGLLKPVFSNFNVEFEVQRRGAEGLAAELPPLDLVYLDPPYNQHPYGSNYFMLNLIASYERPSEISRVSGIARGWNRSVFNQKSAAAPAFFELISKLKAKFVLISFNSEGFIAREEFSQNLARLGEVQILEQKYNAFRGSRNLASRPTHVNELLYVLKKA, via the coding sequence ATGGAAAATCAGGCGTATTTAAAAGAGCAAATTTTAACTTATCTTGGCAACAAACGCTCGCTTTTAGGCTTCATCGAACAAGGCGTAAATATCGCAAAAGAGGCGCTTGACAAAGAAAAACTAAGCTGCTGCGACCTTTTTAGCGGCAGCGGCATCGTGTCGCGGTTTTTAAAATCCCACGCAAATTTCATCGTCGCAAACGACCTGGAGCTTTATAGCCTCGTCACAAACGAGTGCTATCTCGCAAACGCGGACGCGAAATTTAAAAAGGAGCTTGATTTTTGGCATGAAAAACTAACGCGCCAAATCGGCGCAAATTTGCGTGAGGGCTTTATCTGCGAGCTTTACGCACCAAAAGACGAGGCAAATATTTCGCCTGCTGACCGCGTCTTTTACACGAGAAAAAACGCCGCCTACATAGACACCGCGCGCCGGATGATAGATGCGCTCGTGCCGCAGGAGCTGCGCGTTTTTTTCGTCGCTCCGCTGCTGTATTCGGCTAGCGTGCACGCTAACACCAGCGGCATTTTCAAGGGGTTTCATAAAAACAAGGACGGCCTTGGGCAGTTTGGCGGACGCGGCAAGCACGCGCTATCTCGCATCACGGCAGACATCGGCCTGCTTAAGCCCGTTTTTTCAAATTTTAACGTCGAATTTGAAGTGCAAAGACGAGGCGCCGAGGGGCTTGCCGCCGAGCTTCCGCCGCTTGATCTGGTCTATCTTGATCCGCCTTATAACCAGCACCCCTACGGCTCGAACTACTTTATGCTAAATTTGATCGCTAGCTACGAGCGCCCGAGCGAAATATCGCGGGTTTCTGGTATCGCTCGGGGCTGGAACCGCTCGGTGTTTAATCAAAAATCAGCCGCCGCGCCGGCATTTTTCGAGTTAATCTCAAAGCTAAAAGCTAAATTCGTACTCATCTCGTTTAACTCCGAGGGCTTCATCGCGCGCGAGGAATTTAGCCAAAATTTAGCAAGGCTTGGCGAAGTGCAAATTTTGGAGCAAAAATACAACGCCTTTCGCGGTAGTAGAAATCTAGCCAGCCGTCCGACGCACGTTAACGAGCTGCTTTACGTTTTAAAAAAGGCGTAA
- a CDS encoding ankyrin repeat domain-containing protein produces MNKLTLSLAALCLIVFVNFIYEKLSGPTRFVVTADTKIIPGSELSKYVTQEEIDDFAFRYWDIDKQIKDGAFVENFRKLLKSKQTDQILKFMQDNNISIDSPVIDGVTPLMYASFYDDEVTAKRLIDMGANAHAKDNYKLSPLAYAIENNSTKTAKLLLDSGVKFDEVKAVQWYRKTPFYYNIEKLIIDGDDVKIIFEDNYQVNKESKDANNPMRYIVWHNYVEMADIVLASGYRPKLRNRPSSFPGLRDDSSPFIYSYYAVLDTIPNYEPMLNLLLDNNVSGQPTKEELKKAYEECYKENQIEKNFYKYYEYNKKRLDEITISQGETPTKVNPVFFNFRKKLRINHYEKYCPDENSTFTIREFIDWANDNKKMSSISSFTSSFENDPTKVIYIDSNRSKSDSNSNLQSK; encoded by the coding sequence TTGAACAAACTCACACTTAGCCTCGCCGCTCTTTGCCTCATCGTTTTCGTAAATTTTATTTACGAAAAACTATCCGGCCCTACTCGCTTTGTAGTCACTGCTGATACTAAAATAATCCCGGGTTCCGAGCTAAGCAAATACGTAACGCAAGAGGAGATAGACGACTTTGCTTTTAGATATTGGGATATAGATAAGCAGATAAAAGATGGCGCATTTGTGGAAAATTTCCGCAAGCTTTTAAAATCAAAGCAAACGGATCAAATTTTAAAATTTATGCAAGATAATAACATTAGCATAGACTCCCCCGTCATAGACGGCGTTACTCCTTTGATGTACGCTAGCTTTTACGACGACGAAGTCACGGCAAAAAGACTTATAGATATGGGCGCAAACGCTCATGCGAAAGATAATTACAAACTCTCGCCCCTGGCCTACGCCATAGAAAACAACTCTACAAAGACCGCTAAGCTCTTGCTTGATAGCGGGGTTAAATTTGATGAAGTAAAGGCGGTGCAGTGGTATAGAAAAACTCCTTTTTACTACAATATCGAAAAACTTATCATAGACGGAGACGACGTAAAGATAATATTTGAAGACAACTATCAAGTTAACAAGGAATCCAAAGACGCAAATAACCCCATGAGGTATATAGTATGGCATAACTATGTCGAAATGGCCGATATAGTCCTTGCTAGCGGGTATAGACCAAAACTTCGAAATAGACCCTCCTCGTTTCCCGGCCTAAGAGACGATAGTTCGCCTTTCATATACTCATATTATGCCGTGCTAGATACCATCCCAAACTACGAACCTATGCTAAATTTACTCCTAGACAACAACGTTTCTGGGCAACCTACGAAAGAGGAACTAAAGAAGGCATATGAGGAGTGCTATAAAGAAAATCAGATAGAGAAAAATTTCTATAAATACTACGAATATAATAAAAAAAGATTAGATGAAATTACAATAAGTCAAGGCGAAACTCCTACAAAAGTAAATCCCGTATTTTTTAACTTTAGGAAAAAACTAAGAATTAATCATTATGAAAAATATTGTCCAGACGAAAATTCTACTTTTACGATTAGAGAATTTATCGACTGGGCAAATGATAATAAAAAAATGAGTTCTATATCAAGTTTTACAAGTAGTTTTGAAAACGACCCAACCAAGGTAATTTACATAGATAGCAACAGAAGCAAATCAGACTCAAACTCAAATTTACAAAGCAAATAG
- a CDS encoding menaquinone biosynthesis family protein, which yields MFKHINVAHSPDADDIFMYKAIDFGWVSSKNLKFSATALDIQTLNDEALKGTYEATAISFALYPLICEEYALLRTAVSFGEGYGPKLVKKKGAVLKRNFKVALSGKHTTNALLFRMAYPQARVIYKNFLEIEGAVLSGEVDAGVLIHESILDFSDELCVEREIWDIWSELAGENLPLPLGGMAVRRSLPITDAVECERVLTEGVRIATAHKPFLSNMLLERNLIRVDKEKLKTYLNLYANDSSVSMNETQLKAVDRLFALGYERGFYPLPIKAENYLVPTEYNDIRFS from the coding sequence ATTTTTAAGCATATAAACGTCGCTCACTCGCCCGACGCCGACGATATTTTTATGTATAAGGCGATTGATTTTGGCTGGGTAAGCTCCAAAAATCTAAAATTTAGCGCCACGGCGCTTGACATCCAGACGCTAAACGACGAGGCGCTAAAGGGCACCTATGAGGCCACGGCGATTAGCTTCGCGCTGTATCCGCTCATCTGCGAGGAGTACGCGCTTTTGCGCACGGCGGTGAGCTTTGGCGAGGGCTACGGACCAAAGCTCGTTAAGAAAAAAGGCGCGGTTTTAAAGCGAAATTTCAAAGTCGCGCTCAGCGGCAAACACACGACCAATGCCCTGCTTTTTCGCATGGCATACCCGCAGGCGCGCGTGATTTATAAAAATTTTCTTGAGATCGAAGGCGCGGTCTTAAGCGGCGAGGTGGATGCGGGCGTGCTGATACACGAAAGTATTTTGGATTTTTCGGACGAGCTTTGCGTGGAGCGCGAGATCTGGGATATCTGGAGCGAGCTAGCTGGCGAAAATCTACCGCTGCCGCTAGGAGGCATGGCGGTTCGCCGCAGCCTGCCGATAACGGACGCCGTCGAGTGCGAGCGCGTGCTAACGGAGGGCGTACGTATCGCCACCGCGCATAAGCCCTTTTTGTCGAACATGCTTCTCGAGCGAAATCTCATCCGCGTCGATAAAGAAAAGCTAAAAACCTACCTAAATCTCTACGCAAACGATAGCTCCGTATCTATGAACGAAACGCAGCTAAAGGCGGTAGATAGGCTCTTTGCGCTTGGTTATGAGCGCGGATTTTACCCACTACCGATCAAGGCCGAAAACTATCTCGTGCCGACCGAGTACAACGATATAAGGTTTAGCTGA
- a CDS encoding AMIN domain-containing protein, which yields MKIGKIWLLALACGLAFGRENPFAPSGDVNASMASSNVVENLPPFEKQNFKFPADARNFISVTLKYKSLDGSIKEKTVDINKSISWQDEFLLSKIAVPVVVEKPDVSVTKEEPKAAAIDVAPKPTERNMTVQEPLKDVVIKPLEKPQPQKQIVYKQTKFEIYPMQIKILTTDEKLKDYSIDKGTKVVIDFASQTDVNTRKDELDCGAFKTALFGSHGKFYRVVFDLDGSYKHEIEKTQDGYLLKLSR from the coding sequence ATGAAAATCGGTAAAATTTGGCTTTTGGCGCTGGCCTGCGGGCTGGCTTTTGGCAGAGAAAATCCTTTTGCGCCCTCGGGCGATGTAAACGCGAGCATGGCTAGCAGCAACGTCGTGGAAAATTTGCCGCCTTTTGAGAAGCAAAATTTCAAATTTCCCGCCGACGCTAGAAACTTCATCTCCGTCACGCTAAAATACAAAAGCCTCGACGGCAGCATCAAGGAAAAAACCGTCGACATAAACAAAAGCATCTCGTGGCAGGATGAGTTTTTGCTAAGCAAGATCGCAGTACCAGTCGTCGTAGAAAAGCCCGACGTCTCGGTCACTAAAGAGGAGCCAAAAGCCGCCGCGATAGACGTCGCGCCAAAGCCTACCGAGCGCAACATGACCGTGCAGGAGCCGCTAAAAGACGTCGTCATAAAGCCGCTTGAAAAGCCGCAACCGCAAAAGCAGATCGTCTATAAGCAGACGAAATTTGAGATCTATCCGATGCAGATCAAGATCCTCACGACCGACGAGAAGCTAAAGGACTACTCGATCGACAAAGGCACCAAGGTCGTGATAGACTTCGCCTCGCAAACGGACGTAAACACGAGAAAAGACGAGCTTGACTGCGGCGCGTTTAAAACGGCGCTTTTTGGCTCGCACGGTAAATTTTACCGCGTAGTTTTTGATCTCGACGGCAGTTATAAGCACGAGATCGAAAAGACGCAGGACGGGTATCTGCTAAAGCTATCTAGATAA